Proteins found in one Methylobacterium sp. CB376 genomic segment:
- a CDS encoding efflux RND transporter permease subunit: protein MTSFNLSEWALAHRSFVWFLMAISIVAGAMAYERLGREEDPAFAIKTMVVQARWPGATIGETLEQITDRIEKEVQQINAVDYTRSYTTPGQTTVFVQLRETTPPKTIPWLFYQVRKRIGDIKAQFPQGVQGPFYNDEFGDVFGNVYAFTADGLSMRQLRDYVESARTSILKVRNIGKIEIVGAQDEVIFLDFSTRKLAALGIDMQSVINTLQAQNAVEPSGVIQADPERVSVRVGGQFADENSLRAINLRLNDRFFRLSDVAEIHRGYTDPPETLFRYNGQPAIALAIAMQPSGNILEFGEALKAQMRRIEGELPVGVGIHLVSDQPKIVEEAVGGFTKALVEAVVIVLVVSFLSLGLRAGLVVSLSIPLVLAIVFVIMDAMGVTLQRISLGALIIALGLLVDDAMITVEMMVARLEAGDSLTKAATFAYTSTAFPMLTGTLVTVAGFLPIGFNGSAAGEYTYSLFVVLATSLLVSWVVAVLFAPLIGVKILPKTMKSHHDRPSRLLTVFRALLVPAMRLRWITVAATIGLLAASVVGLGHVQQQFFPSSDRNEVLVDLTLPQNASIGETRAQMDRFEAALKDDPDIRHWSSYVGQGAIRFYLPLDQQLGNAFFGQIVIETTSLEARDRTMARLAALGRRDFVGTDVFVHPLDLGPPVGRPIQYRIGGPDLQVVRQQALALAAILGGHPSLGVPTFDWNEPGKVLKVEILQDKARQLGVTSKDIATILNGIVGGTAITQVRDAIYLVDVVGRALAAERRSIDTLQSLQVPLANGATVPLLAFARIGYDLEQPIVWRRDRQPTITVRAAITDDTQPPTVVKALQPAIDRFKAGLPDGYDLEIGGAVEESAKGQGPIAAVVPVMLLVMAFLLMVQLQSVQKTLLVASVAPLGLIGVVAALLPSGAPLGFVAILGVLALIGIIIRNSVILVTQIDAYEAQGMAPWDAVVEATCHRMRPILLTAAAASLGMIPIAREVFWGPMAYAMIGGIVAATFLTLFFLPALYVGWYRIKAPPRGGALPGAVAREAGDGRRGEAAPAGAGAPIGA from the coding sequence ATGACCTCCTTCAACCTCTCCGAATGGGCGCTCGCGCACCGCTCCTTCGTCTGGTTCCTGATGGCGATCTCCATCGTGGCCGGGGCCATGGCCTACGAGCGCCTCGGCCGCGAGGAGGATCCCGCCTTCGCCATCAAGACCATGGTGGTGCAGGCGCGCTGGCCCGGCGCCACCATCGGCGAGACCCTCGAGCAGATCACCGACCGCATCGAGAAGGAGGTCCAGCAGATCAACGCGGTGGACTACACCCGCAGCTACACGACGCCGGGCCAGACCACCGTCTTCGTGCAGCTGCGCGAGACCACGCCGCCCAAGACCATACCGTGGCTGTTCTACCAGGTCCGCAAGCGGATCGGCGACATCAAGGCTCAGTTCCCGCAGGGCGTGCAGGGGCCGTTCTACAACGACGAGTTCGGCGACGTGTTCGGCAACGTCTACGCCTTCACGGCGGACGGCCTCTCGATGCGCCAGCTGCGCGACTACGTCGAATCCGCCCGCACCAGCATCCTCAAGGTGAGGAACATCGGCAAGATCGAGATCGTGGGCGCGCAGGACGAGGTCATCTTCCTCGACTTCTCGACCCGCAAGCTCGCCGCCCTCGGGATCGACATGCAGAGCGTGATCAACACGCTGCAGGCGCAGAACGCCGTCGAGCCCTCGGGCGTGATCCAGGCCGATCCCGAGCGGGTGTCGGTGCGGGTCGGCGGCCAGTTCGCGGACGAGAACAGCCTGAGGGCGATCAACCTGCGCCTCAACGACCGCTTCTTCCGCCTCTCCGACGTGGCGGAGATCCACCGCGGCTACACCGACCCGCCCGAGACGCTCTTCCGCTACAACGGGCAGCCCGCCATCGCCCTCGCGATCGCCATGCAGCCGAGCGGCAACATCCTCGAATTCGGCGAGGCGCTGAAGGCGCAGATGCGCCGGATCGAGGGCGAATTGCCGGTCGGCGTCGGCATCCACCTCGTCTCGGACCAGCCGAAGATCGTCGAGGAGGCGGTCGGCGGCTTCACCAAGGCGCTGGTCGAGGCCGTGGTGATCGTGCTCGTCGTCTCCTTCCTGAGCCTCGGCCTGCGGGCCGGCCTCGTCGTCTCGCTCTCGATCCCGCTGGTCCTCGCCATCGTGTTCGTGATCATGGACGCGATGGGGGTGACGCTGCAGCGCATCTCGCTCGGCGCCCTGATCATCGCGCTCGGGCTGCTCGTCGACGACGCGATGATCACGGTGGAGATGATGGTGGCGCGGCTGGAGGCCGGTGACAGCCTGACCAAGGCGGCGACCTTCGCCTACACCTCGACCGCCTTCCCGATGCTCACCGGCACGCTCGTCACGGTAGCGGGCTTCCTGCCGATCGGCTTCAACGGCTCGGCGGCAGGCGAGTACACCTACTCGCTCTTCGTGGTGCTGGCGACCTCGCTCCTGGTCTCCTGGGTGGTGGCGGTTCTGTTCGCGCCCCTCATCGGCGTGAAAATCCTGCCGAAGACCATGAAGTCCCACCACGACCGGCCCAGCCGGCTGCTCACCGTGTTCCGGGCCCTGCTCGTCCCGGCGATGCGCTTGCGCTGGATCACGGTGGCGGCCACGATCGGTCTGCTCGCCGCCTCGGTCGTCGGCCTGGGCCACGTGCAGCAGCAGTTCTTCCCCTCCTCGGACCGCAACGAGGTGCTGGTCGACCTCACCCTGCCGCAGAACGCGAGCATCGGCGAGACCAGGGCGCAGATGGACCGCTTCGAGGCCGCCCTGAAGGACGATCCCGACATCCGGCACTGGAGCTCCTATGTCGGCCAGGGGGCGATCCGCTTCTACCTTCCCCTCGACCAGCAGCTCGGCAACGCCTTCTTCGGGCAGATCGTGATCGAGACGACGTCCCTGGAGGCGCGCGACCGCACCATGGCGCGGCTCGCCGCGCTCGGCCGCCGCGACTTCGTGGGCACCGACGTCTTCGTGCACCCCCTCGATCTCGGGCCGCCGGTCGGCCGCCCGATCCAGTACCGGATCGGCGGCCCCGACCTCCAGGTCGTGCGCCAGCAGGCCCTCGCCCTCGCGGCCATTCTGGGCGGCCATCCGAGCCTCGGCGTGCCGACCTTCGACTGGAACGAGCCCGGCAAGGTGCTCAAGGTCGAGATCCTGCAGGACAAGGCCCGCCAGCTCGGCGTGACCTCGAAGGACATCGCCACGATCCTGAACGGCATCGTCGGGGGCACGGCCATCACGCAGGTGCGCGACGCGATCTACCTCGTCGACGTGGTCGGCCGCGCGCTCGCCGCCGAGCGGCGCTCGATCGACACGCTCCAGAGCCTGCAGGTCCCTCTCGCCAACGGCGCCACCGTGCCGCTGCTCGCCTTCGCGCGCATCGGCTACGACCTGGAGCAGCCGATCGTCTGGCGGCGCGACCGCCAGCCCACCATCACGGTGCGCGCCGCGATCACGGACGACACCCAGCCCCCCACGGTCGTCAAGGCGCTCCAGCCGGCGATCGACCGGTTCAAGGCCGGTCTGCCCGACGGCTACGACCTGGAGATCGGCGGGGCGGTCGAGGAGAGCGCCAAGGGCCAGGGGCCGATCGCGGCCGTGGTGCCGGTGATGCTCCTGGTCATGGCTTTCCTGCTGATGGTGCAGCTCCAGAGCGTGCAGAAGACGCTGCTGGTGGCGAGCGTGGCCCCGCTCGGCCTCATCGGCGTCGTGGCGGCGCTGCTGCCCTCCGGCGCGCCGCTCGGCTTCGTGGCGATCCTCGGCGTGCTGGCGCTGATCGGCATCATCATCCGCAACTCGGTGATCCTGGTCACCCAGATCGACGCGTACGAGGCGCAGGGCATGGCGCCCTGGGACGCCGTCGTGGAGGCGACCTGCCACCGGATGCGGCCGATCCTGCTCACCGCGGCGGCGGCGAGCCTCGGCATGATCCCGATCGCCCGCGAGGTGTTCTGGGGGCCGATGGCCTACGCGATGATCGGCGGCATCGTGGCGGCGACCTTCCTGACCCTGTTCTTCCTGCCCGCCCTCTACGTCGGCTGGTACCGCATCAAGGCCCCGCCCCGGGGCGGGGCCTTGCCCGGCGCGGTCGCGCGGGAGGCCGGGGACGGCCGGCGCGGCGAGGCCGCGCCGGCGGGTGCCGGCGCGCCGATCGGGGCCTGA
- the bfr gene encoding bacterioferritin produces MKGDPKVIEYLNRGLRSELTAVSQYWLHFRMLNDWGYIELAKYWRKESIEEMNHADRFIDRILFLEGFPNLQELDPLKIGQNVQEIIECDLAAENEARALYLEAAQYAESINDRVSKVLFEDLAEDEEGHIDFLETQLELIQQIGLPLYAQKHIGGLDKIEPEVE; encoded by the coding sequence ATGAAGGGCGATCCGAAGGTCATCGAGTACCTGAACCGCGGCCTGCGCAGCGAGCTGACCGCCGTGAGCCAGTACTGGCTGCATTTCCGCATGCTGAACGACTGGGGTTACATCGAGCTCGCCAAGTACTGGCGCAAAGAGTCGATCGAAGAGATGAACCATGCTGACCGGTTCATCGATCGTATCCTGTTCCTTGAGGGCTTCCCGAACCTGCAGGAGCTCGATCCGCTGAAGATCGGGCAGAACGTGCAGGAGATCATCGAGTGCGACCTCGCGGCCGAGAACGAGGCCCGGGCGCTCTACCTCGAAGCGGCGCAGTACGCCGAGTCGATCAATGATCGCGTCTCGAAGGTGCTGTTCGAGGACCTCGCCGAGGATGAGGAGGGCCACATCGACTTCCTGGAGACGCAGCTGGAGCTGATCCAGCAGATCGGCCTGCCGCTCTACGCCCAGAAGCACATCGGCGGCCTCGACAAGATCGAGCCCGAGGTGGAGTGA
- the ruvB gene encoding Holliday junction branch migration DNA helicase RuvB, whose protein sequence is MSNPRPLLTPERREDDIDASIRPLSLSDFTGQRAARANLGVFIEAARRTGQALDHVLFVGPPGLGKTTLAQIVARELGVNFRSTSGPVIAKAGDLAAQLTNLEERDVLFIDEIHRLSPAVEEILYPAMEDYQLDLIIGEGPAARSVKIELPRFTLVAATTRAGLLTTPLRDRFGIPIRLEFYAVDELEAIVARGARVLGIGMAADGANEIARRARGTPRIAGRLLRRVRDFAIVEEAGTVTRAIADRALRLLDVDAAGLDTMDRKYLGLIARSYGGGPVGVETIAAALSEPRDAIEEIIEPYLLQQGFVQRTPRGRLLTPHAFRHLGLPEPSRDPAAQFGLFGGDEDV, encoded by the coding sequence TTGAGCAATCCCAGACCTCTCCTCACCCCCGAGCGCCGCGAGGACGACATCGACGCGTCGATCCGTCCACTGAGCCTGTCGGATTTCACGGGCCAGCGCGCGGCGCGGGCGAATCTGGGGGTGTTCATCGAGGCGGCGCGGCGCACCGGTCAGGCGCTGGACCACGTGCTGTTCGTGGGCCCGCCGGGGCTGGGCAAGACCACGCTGGCGCAGATCGTGGCCCGGGAGCTGGGGGTGAATTTCCGCTCGACCTCGGGTCCGGTGATCGCCAAGGCGGGGGACCTGGCCGCGCAGCTCACCAACCTGGAGGAGCGCGACGTCCTGTTCATCGACGAGATCCACCGGCTGAGCCCGGCGGTGGAGGAGATCCTCTACCCGGCCATGGAGGATTACCAGCTCGACCTGATCATCGGCGAGGGCCCGGCGGCGCGCTCGGTCAAGATCGAGCTGCCGCGCTTCACCCTGGTGGCGGCCACGACCCGGGCGGGTCTGCTGACCACGCCGCTGCGCGACCGCTTCGGCATCCCGATCCGGCTGGAATTCTACGCGGTGGACGAGCTGGAGGCGATCGTGGCCCGGGGGGCGCGGGTGCTGGGGATCGGCATGGCGGCGGACGGGGCCAACGAGATCGCCCGGCGGGCGCGGGGCACGCCGCGGATCGCCGGGCGGCTGCTGCGGCGGGTGCGGGACTTCGCGATCGTGGAGGAGGCCGGGACGGTGACGCGGGCGATCGCCGACCGGGCGCTGCGTCTGCTGGACGTGGACGCGGCGGGTCTGGACACCATGGACCGCAAGTATCTGGGGCTGATCGCGCGCTCCTACGGGGGCGGTCCGGTCGGGGTGGAGACGATCGCGGCGGCGTTGTCGGAGCCGCGCGACGCCATCGAGGAGATCATCGAGCCCTACCTGCTCCAGCAGGGCTTCGTGCAGCGCACCCCGCGCGGCCGCCTCCTCACCCCGCACGCCTTCCGACACCTCGGATTGCCGGAGCCGAGCCGCGACCCCGCCGCGCAATTCGGCCTGTTCGGCGGGGACGAGGATGTCTGA
- a CDS encoding metallophosphoesterase gives MSEPSRRRWPTRRQVIGGLGALGASGFATAAYGTGIEPFWSVVTHYAVRPRAAWPAGLRLRFVALADIHACEPWMTVERVAGLVAAANALGPDLIVLLGDYVAGQRFITRRLRAEEWAAPLAGLAAPLGVHAVLGNHDWWEDARAQARGGGPVEAAVALAGVGIRVLENAAVPLAVPGGPVWLAGLQDQLALLPHHHRLRRETGAAPGRVGLDDLAATLAAVPPEAPVILLAHEPDIFPRVPARVALTLSGHTHGGQVRFFGYAPVVPSRYGRRYAYGHIREHTDLIVSGGLGMSIAPIRIGVPPEIVVVEIGTEAAA, from the coding sequence ATGTCTGAGCCCTCGCGGCGCCGCTGGCCCACCCGCCGCCAGGTGATCGGGGGATTGGGCGCGCTCGGGGCCTCGGGCTTCGCCACGGCGGCCTACGGCACCGGGATCGAGCCGTTCTGGTCGGTGGTCACGCACTACGCGGTCCGGCCCCGGGCGGCCTGGCCCGCGGGCCTGCGCCTGCGCTTCGTCGCCTTGGCGGACATCCACGCCTGCGAGCCCTGGATGACGGTCGAGCGCGTCGCCGGCCTCGTCGCGGCGGCGAACGCGCTCGGGCCCGACCTGATCGTGCTCCTCGGCGACTACGTGGCCGGGCAGCGCTTCATCACCCGCCGCCTGCGGGCCGAGGAATGGGCCGCCCCCCTGGCGGGCCTCGCGGCGCCCCTCGGCGTCCACGCGGTGCTCGGCAACCACGATTGGTGGGAGGATGCCCGGGCCCAGGCCCGGGGCGGCGGCCCGGTCGAGGCGGCCGTCGCCTTGGCGGGGGTCGGGATCCGGGTGCTGGAGAACGCGGCCGTCCCCCTCGCGGTGCCGGGCGGCCCGGTCTGGCTCGCGGGCCTGCAGGACCAGCTCGCGCTGCTGCCCCATCACCACCGCCTGCGCCGGGAGACCGGCGCGGCGCCCGGACGGGTCGGCCTCGACGACCTCGCCGCCACCCTGGCGGCGGTGCCGCCGGAGGCGCCCGTGATCCTGCTCGCCCACGAGCCCGACATCTTCCCGCGCGTTCCGGCCCGGGTGGCGCTGACCCTGTCGGGCCACACCCACGGCGGTCAGGTCAGGTTCTTCGGCTACGCGCCGGTCGTGCCCTCGCGCTACGGCCGCCGCTACGCCTACGGGCACATCCGCGAGCACACGGACCTGATCGTCTCGGGCGGGCTCGGCATGAGCATCGCGCCGATCCGGATCGGCGTCCCGCCCGAGATCGTGGTCGTGGAGATCGGGACGGAGGCCGCCGCGTGA
- the ybgC gene encoding tol-pal system-associated acyl-CoA thioesterase: MTGHRLTLRVYYEDTDFSGLVYHASYLRFLERGRTEMLRAAGIDQSTLHAGGEGLFFAVRRMLIDWLVPARMDDVLTVETRTKEVRGASILVAQRILRGDQVLMTAEVRVAALIGGRPARLPDGLRAILEGGPEA, translated from the coding sequence GTGACCGGGCACCGCCTGACCCTGCGCGTCTACTACGAGGACACGGATTTCTCCGGCCTCGTCTACCACGCGAGCTACCTGCGCTTCCTGGAGCGCGGGCGCACCGAGATGCTGCGCGCGGCGGGGATCGACCAGTCGACCCTGCATGCGGGGGGCGAGGGCCTGTTCTTCGCCGTGCGGCGGATGCTGATCGACTGGCTGGTCCCGGCCCGGATGGACGACGTGCTCACCGTCGAGACGCGCACGAAAGAGGTCCGCGGCGCCTCGATCCTCGTGGCGCAGCGCATCCTGCGGGGCGATCAGGTGCTGATGACGGCGGAGGTCCGCGTCGCGGCCCTGATCGGCGGGCGCCCGGCGCGGCTGCCGGACGGGTTGCGGGCGATCCTGGAGGGCGGGCCGGAGGCGTGA
- a CDS encoding chorismate mutase — protein MTSPAPTADLAALRAEIDRIDAAMHDLLMERGRIIDRLIAVKRTGASGSAFRPGREASMMRAIAERHAGLLPLDTVEGIWRVIIATFTYVQAPFAVHADVSGGDAPMRDSARFHFGFTVPYRPHPSAKAVIAAVADSRGDLGIFRLDQGVTAGPWWEGLAGEGSPKVIARLPFIERPGHPAGTPVFVIARPLDDPSAAQRDWVLYAARFERWREGAEAVLAELGAEVVASAGLRGGLGQLLALPGAVDPETLRDALAACGAPPARLDEVGSHAARFRVEGTRA, from the coding sequence ATGACCTCCCCCGCCCCCACCGCCGATCTCGCGGCGTTGCGCGCCGAGATCGACCGCATCGACGCGGCCATGCACGACCTGCTGATGGAGCGCGGGCGCATCATCGACCGGCTGATCGCGGTCAAGCGCACCGGCGCCTCGGGCTCGGCCTTCCGGCCGGGCCGGGAGGCCTCGATGATGCGGGCCATCGCCGAGCGCCACGCGGGGCTCCTGCCCCTCGACACGGTCGAGGGGATCTGGCGGGTCATCATCGCCACCTTCACGTACGTGCAGGCGCCCTTCGCGGTGCACGCGGACGTCTCGGGCGGCGACGCGCCGATGCGCGATTCGGCCCGCTTCCACTTCGGCTTCACGGTGCCCTACCGGCCGCATCCGAGCGCCAAGGCGGTGATCGCCGCGGTGGCGGATTCCCGCGGCGACCTCGGCATCTTCCGCCTCGACCAGGGCGTCACCGCCGGGCCCTGGTGGGAGGGGCTCGCCGGAGAGGGAAGCCCGAAGGTGATCGCGCGCCTGCCCTTTATCGAGCGGCCGGGCCATCCGGCAGGCACCCCGGTCTTCGTGATCGCCCGTCCCCTCGACGATCCGAGCGCGGCCCAGCGCGACTGGGTGCTCTACGCCGCCCGCTTCGAGCGCTGGCGGGAGGGCGCCGAGGCGGTGCTGGCGGAGCTCGGGGCCGAGGTGGTGGCGAGCGCCGGCCTGCGCGGCGGCCTCGGCCAGCTCCTCGCGCTGCCGGGCGCGGTCGATCCCGAGACCCTGCGGGACGCCCTGGCGGCCTGCGGCGCGCCGCCCGCCCGCCTCGACGAGGTGGGGAGCCACGCGGCCCGGTTCCGGGTCGAGGGAACGCGCGCCTGA
- the metX gene encoding homoserine O-acetyltransferase MetX, producing the protein MAISALRPGAETASQAVEPASPVAQFGLDAPLAMDAGVALAPWQIAYQTVGRLNAARSNAVLVCHALTGDQHVASRHPLTGKPGWWETVVGPGKPVDTDRYFVICANVVGSCMGTTGPASINPATGHPYGLDFPLVTIRDMVRGQAMLLDRLGIPDLFLCIGGSMGGMQVLQWAASYPERVFAAMPIATGARHSAQNIAFHEVGRQAVMADPAWHGGRYLDVGTRPAKGLAVARMGAHITYLSEPALHRKFGRRFQDRDAPTFSFDADFQIESYLRHQGISFVERFDANAYLYLTRAMDYFDLAADHGGVLANAFRGSRTRFCVMSFTSDWLFPTPDSRAIVHALNAAAARVAFVEVESDKGHDAFLLDEPAMFAAACGFIAAAARERGL; encoded by the coding sequence ATGGCCATCTCCGCCCTGAGACCCGGCGCCGAGACCGCCTCGCAGGCCGTGGAGCCCGCGAGTCCCGTGGCCCAGTTCGGGCTCGACGCGCCGCTGGCGATGGATGCGGGCGTGGCCCTCGCCCCCTGGCAGATCGCCTACCAGACCGTCGGCCGGCTGAACGCCGCGCGCAGCAACGCGGTGCTGGTCTGCCATGCCCTGACCGGCGACCAGCACGTGGCGAGCCGCCACCCGCTCACCGGCAAGCCCGGCTGGTGGGAGACCGTGGTGGGGCCGGGCAAGCCCGTCGACACCGACCGCTACTTCGTGATCTGCGCCAACGTGGTCGGCTCCTGCATGGGCACGACCGGGCCGGCCTCGATCAACCCGGCGACCGGCCACCCCTACGGGCTCGACTTCCCCCTGGTCACCATCCGCGACATGGTGCGGGGCCAGGCGATGCTCCTCGACCGGCTCGGCATCCCCGACCTGTTCCTGTGCATCGGCGGCTCGATGGGCGGCATGCAGGTGCTGCAATGGGCGGCGAGCTACCCCGAGCGGGTCTTCGCCGCCATGCCGATCGCGACGGGCGCGCGCCACTCGGCCCAGAACATCGCCTTCCACGAGGTCGGCCGCCAGGCGGTGATGGCGGATCCCGCCTGGCACGGCGGGCGCTACCTCGACGTCGGCACGCGGCCCGCCAAGGGGCTCGCGGTGGCGCGGATGGGCGCGCACATCACCTACCTGTCGGAGCCGGCCCTGCACCGCAAGTTCGGCCGCCGCTTCCAGGACCGCGACGCGCCGACCTTCTCGTTCGACGCCGATTTCCAGATCGAGAGCTACCTGCGCCACCAGGGCATCAGCTTCGTCGAGCGCTTCGACGCCAACGCCTACCTGTATCTCACCCGCGCGATGGACTATTTCGACCTCGCCGCCGACCATGGCGGGGTGCTGGCGAACGCCTTCCGGGGCAGCCGCACGCGCTTCTGCGTGATGTCCTTCACCTCCGACTGGCTGTTCCCGACGCCCGACTCGCGGGCGATCGTGCACGCGCTCAACGCGGCGGCGGCGCGGGTCGCCTTCGTGGAGGTGGAGAGCGACAAGGGGCACGACGCCTTCCTGCTCGACGAGCCGGCGATGTTCGCGGCCGCCTGCGGCTTCATCGCCGCCGCCGCCCGGGAGCGCGGCCTGTGA
- the metW gene encoding methionine biosynthesis protein MetW: MSAAAAPLAPAGLPEEPGLAAARADHRVVLGLVEAGVRVLDVGCGDGSLLALLRDRRGVDGRGIELSREGVNACLARGLPVIQGDADTDLADYPDDAFDYVILSQTIQATRQPKVVLEHLLRIGRRAIVSFPNFGHWRIRAELLMRGRMPVNDYLPDAWYETPNIHHCTIRDFVGLCHLVGARIERASALDAEGEPMRFSLPWWIWNLVGAQGIFLLRRG, translated from the coding sequence GTGAGCGCCGCCGCCGCGCCGCTCGCCCCCGCGGGCCTGCCCGAGGAGCCCGGCCTCGCCGCCGCCCGGGCCGACCACCGCGTCGTGCTCGGCCTCGTCGAGGCCGGGGTGCGGGTGCTCGACGTCGGCTGCGGGGACGGCTCGCTGCTGGCGCTGCTGCGCGACCGCCGCGGCGTCGACGGGCGGGGCATCGAGCTCTCCCGCGAGGGGGTGAATGCCTGCCTCGCCCGCGGCCTCCCGGTGATCCAGGGCGACGCCGATACCGACCTCGCCGACTACCCGGACGACGCCTTCGACTACGTCATCCTCTCGCAGACGATCCAGGCGACGCGCCAGCCCAAGGTCGTGCTGGAGCACCTGCTGCGCATCGGCCGGCGGGCCATCGTCTCCTTCCCGAATTTCGGGCATTGGCGCATCCGGGCCGAGCTGCTGATGCGCGGGCGCATGCCCGTCAACGACTACCTGCCGGACGCGTGGTACGAGACGCCCAACATCCATCACTGCACGATCCGCGACTTCGTGGGCCTGTGCCACCTGGTCGGTGCCCGGATCGAGCGCGCCTCGGCCCTCGACGCCGAGGGGGAGCCGATGCGCTTCTCCCTGCCCTGGTGGATCTGGAACCTCGTCGGCGCGCAGGGCATCTTCCTGCTGCGGCGGGGCTGA
- a CDS encoding DUF2239 family protein — protein sequence MESGSDCTAFQGERRLASGAIREVALAVKAAHQREGGAPVHVFDDRTGRVIDLDLRGSDAEILARLAPAPPPRQAGRPKLGVVAREVTLLPRHWDWLAAQPGGASAALRRLVDAARAEGAGRERVRQAREAADRFMGAMLGDAPGYEEASRALYAGDGARFRALTESWPEALRDHARGLAAPAFAQGGADAGG from the coding sequence ATGGAATCAGGGTCGGACTGCACGGCGTTCCAGGGGGAGCGCCGGCTGGCGTCGGGCGCAATCCGTGAGGTTGCGCTCGCCGTCAAGGCCGCTCACCAACGGGAGGGCGGCGCGCCGGTTCACGTCTTCGACGACCGGACCGGGCGGGTGATCGACCTCGACCTGCGCGGCAGCGACGCGGAGATCCTGGCCCGGCTCGCACCCGCGCCCCCGCCGCGGCAGGCCGGGCGGCCGAAGCTCGGGGTCGTGGCCCGGGAGGTCACGCTGCTGCCCCGGCACTGGGACTGGCTGGCCGCCCAGCCGGGGGGCGCCTCGGCGGCCCTGCGCCGGCTCGTCGACGCGGCCCGGGCGGAGGGGGCCGGGCGCGAGCGGGTGCGGCAGGCCCGGGAGGCCGCCGACCGCTTCATGGGCGCGATGCTGGGCGACGCCCCGGGCTACGAGGAGGCGTCGCGGGCGCTCTACGCGGGCGACGGGGCGCGCTTCCGGGCGCTGACGGAGAGCTGGCCGGAGGCGCTCCGCGACCACGCCCGCGGGCTCGCCGCGCCGGCCTTCGCGCAAGGCGGTGCCGACGCAGGGGGATGA
- a CDS encoding DHA2 family efflux MFS transporter permease subunit, with protein sequence MRPARIVPLVVATALFMENTDSTVIATSLPAIAADLGEDPIALKLALTSYLVSLAIFIPVSGWMADRFGARTVFRLALAVFMGGSLACAAADSLGWFVGARFLQGMGGAMMVPVGRLVLLRSVPKAELVQALATLTIPALVGPVIGPPLGGLITTTLNWRWIFFINLPIGLAGILLATRYFADLREAERPPLDGVGFVLSGAGLASLMLGLASGGRHLLPASVSWGCVGAGLALLALYCGHARRTAHPLIRLDLMGYPTFRAAITGGSLFRIGTGAIPFLLPLMLQLGFGLDPLHSGLLTFAAAAGALFMKTLAARILRSLGFRTVLTVNAVLAACLLAANGLFTPSTPHALIVAVLLIGGCFRSLQFTAVNAIAYADVDSRDMSAATSLASVAQQLSLSIGVAFGAFALESAAQWHGRASVRSEDFWPAFLAVALVSGLSAFAFARLAPTAGAEVSGHRRVTARPAADAT encoded by the coding sequence ATGCGCCCTGCCCGGATCGTCCCCCTGGTCGTCGCCACGGCCCTGTTCATGGAGAACACGGATTCGACCGTGATCGCGACCTCGCTCCCGGCGATCGCGGCGGATCTGGGCGAGGACCCGATCGCCCTGAAGCTCGCCCTCACCTCCTACCTGGTGAGCCTCGCGATCTTCATCCCGGTCAGCGGCTGGATGGCGGACCGGTTCGGGGCGCGCACGGTCTTCCGCCTCGCGCTCGCCGTGTTCATGGGCGGCTCGCTCGCCTGCGCGGCGGCCGATTCCCTCGGCTGGTTCGTGGGCGCGCGCTTCCTGCAGGGCATGGGCGGGGCCATGATGGTGCCGGTGGGGCGGCTCGTGCTCCTGCGCAGCGTGCCGAAGGCGGAACTCGTCCAGGCGCTCGCCACCCTGACGATCCCGGCCCTGGTCGGCCCGGTGATCGGCCCGCCGCTCGGCGGCCTCATCACCACGACCCTGAACTGGCGCTGGATCTTCTTCATCAACCTGCCGATCGGCCTCGCCGGCATCCTGCTGGCGACCCGCTACTTCGCCGACCTGCGCGAGGCCGAGCGCCCGCCCCTCGACGGGGTCGGCTTCGTGCTCTCGGGGGCCGGGCTCGCCAGCCTGATGCTCGGCCTGGCCTCGGGCGGGCGCCACCTCCTGCCCGCTTCCGTGTCGTGGGGCTGCGTCGGGGCCGGGCTCGCGCTGCTCGCGCTCTATTGCGGCCATGCGCGCCGCACCGCCCACCCGCTGATCCGCCTCGACCTGATGGGCTACCCGACCTTCCGGGCGGCGATCACCGGCGGCAGCCTGTTCCGCATCGGCACCGGGGCGATCCCCTTCCTGCTGCCGCTGATGCTGCAGCTCGGGTTCGGGCTCGACCCGCTGCATTCGGGCCTGCTCACCTTCGCGGCGGCCGCGGGGGCGCTGTTCATGAAGACCCTGGCGGCCCGCATCCTGCGGTCCCTCGGCTTCCGCACGGTGCTGACGGTGAACGCCGTTCTGGCCGCCTGCCTGCTCGCCGCGAACGGCCTGTTCACTCCCTCGACCCCGCACGCGCTGATCGTGGCGGTGCTGCTGATCGGCGGCTGCTTCCGCTCGCTGCAATTCACCGCCGTCAACGCCATCGCGTACGCGGACGTGGATTCGCGCGACATGAGCGCGGCGACGAGCCTCGCCAGCGTGGCCCAGCAGCTCTCCCTCAGCATCGGGGTGGCGTTCGGGGCCTTCGCGCTCGAGAGCGCCGCGCAGTGGCACGGGCGCGCCTCCGTGCGGTCGGAGGATTTCTGGCCGGCCTTCCTGGCGGTGGCGCTCGTCTCGGGCCTGTCGGCCTTCGCCTTCGCGCGCCTCGCCCCGACCGCCGGGGCCGAGGTCTCGGGCCACCGCCGCGTCACCGCGCGGCCGGCCGCGGACGCGACCTGA